ggggcgaggggaaggaaggggcaaACACCAGGGGATCGCCTGCGCGGGACACACGGCGTGTCGCTGGGCACCGGCGCCGGGTGGCCGCGTCTCGGGGGGGTCCCTGTGGCGCTTCAAAGCCCCCCGGTGTCCCACCGCcgagccccccaccccgccgaGCCAAGCCTCCCGCCCCGCTCACCTTGGCCGCCGCACCCCGGGCGCCCGGCGGGGAGCCGCGCAGGGCGGCGTGGAAGGCCCGCAGCGCCTCCCCTCTGCGGCGCGGGGTCAAGGACTCAAACGGCTCCGGTAGCggccccagtgccgccgacgggGTGCGGGGGTTTTAAAAACGCGGCGGCTCCacgggccgccccccgccccgccaccgccccgcccgcccgccctgGCGAGTCCCACCGAGGTCCGGCCACGGGCgaggcgggaggcggcggggggtgTCCCGGTCCCAgtcccgcccgcccggccccaaAGGATACTGCCTGAGCAGCGCCTCCACCTCGGGGCCGGCGTCGGGctcggccgccgccgcctcctcggGCTCCTCCACGAAGCGGTTCTCGTCATACTGGTCGATGTCGAGGCGGCGGAAGCGGGAGGACAGGGTGCTCCGCGCCATgccgccgcgccgggcccgcCGCGCGCCCCCAGGACCGGCGCCGGAACCACCGCCCCGGAACCGGAACCACCGCCCCGGAAACCCCGCCCCGCGGAACCGGAAACACCGCACCGCCCCTAGGCTGGGCTCAGCTAGGCACGGCTTTATCAAACACACACGgcctctgaaaaaaaccagaacgATGATTTTTAATGTACAAACGCAGCCGGTCGGACCGGAGCCCCGGACGCCGGCGCCAGCCGGGGCGGCCCTTCGGCCACTTTTATTTATATCCACTTAAAACACGCTACGACGGGGAGGGCTCGGTTCTGCCCCGCAGCCTGGGCCCGGCCTGGGGCGGCAGCGCGCGGCGCGGGGGACTTTGCTGCTGAAATTCCTCACCGAACACAAAACTGCACGAACAGCCCGGGACGGAGCCGCTTCCCGGGCATCGCCGAGGTTAAAGGGAAGAGGTTTCCTCTAAACCCAAAATATGTAAAAACGACATGCAGCAGTATGAATTTCAAGGACAAATTACAAATACCCTGAAATGAATCTAGGGCGggggagtggggaaaaaaggaactcGCTACAGACACAATACACAATAAAtttagataatttaaaaataaaaaaggcaagaggcagcatttcagcagcaaagTGCTCAATAAAAAGTATATTGTAAAGGGGCAGTacagggggagagggaggcagcaggcgGGGACAGGCCTCAGAGGAAATACGGTGTGGTTGTTCTAGGAGGAATTACACGTTCTGAATCTGGAACTGCACGGAATAACTTTGGTTCTCTCGTATTTACATCTTTAAAGACCATGATTGACGCAATATTTCCACAGCGGTAGCAGTAATTCGGAGCAGACCATACCGTTACCAATTTCTCATCGAACATGAATTTATAGCCTTCATGAACTAGCTGGTGCGCTCTGCAGATGAGTTTTAAGTTGTTGATGTGAACAAActgtgaaggaaagaaatggagggTCAGTTTTCCCTAAGCAGCCACACGCGGCAGCCGGCAGGGCAGCCCTGCGCAGCCACAGCCCTGACCCTGCGGAGGAGTCACGGAGAAGCTTTTTCACACAGTGcgctgagaaaaaaaaactcctTGGGTTTTGAGACTGAGCAGGGACAAACACCCATGAAATAGAGGTGACGGCTGCGATGGCCAAGCCCCTGCTGTCGGCAAGGCTCAGCTCTTCCTGCGCCTGCCGCCCCACGGCCACAGAGACAGCGCGTGGGACGAGCGCGGCTAGTTTGGGAAGGTCAGCGAGCGTCAGCCCTGAGACATCTGTGCGCTGCCTTCCAAAGTAACAAAAATTAACTCGAGAATGGTTAATAAAAatgggggttttttcctcccaaatccTTAGAAAAGCATTCTACACAAACCGTGGTAAGCCTCACTGCATTATACTTTTTCAAAGCAACACCAGTACCATCACATCTGGCAGTTGTATTTATGCTTTTAGGTTCAAATAGCTCATTTTTTCAAGCTGGCTCGAGCGAGCCTCCTCCTCCACCACGACTTACTCCCAGTGGTCTCACACAGAAAGTTCATCATCTAACAGCACCCTTGTCTATTCATCACTCGGGGAAATATGAAACTTGTAGCTGAACGCTCCAATTTACATCGTACCTGCAACGACCTTACGTCGCACACAATAGCATCATTACCTCATTTGTCACCTTTGCACCGAAGAGCCAGCCTGCTCCTCGCGGACTGATTGCCCACGTATCAACATCTTCTGGGTCAGACCAAACGAGGTCGCAGAAGGCGCCTTTGTGAGGAATTTCTTGATTACGTTCAATGGTTCGAATCTGATCGAGTGTCTTGATGTCTGGAGAGAGGCCGCCGTGCACACAGAGAATCTGCTCATCTATtaactggaggaaaaagagacaCACGTGCAAAAAACTCAGTATTTTAATCCAGCCCAGAATGCTACCGGCGCGACCCTTACAGGTCACTAACTCCAGCCGTCACATTTAGATAATCTACTTGTATTTTTGTAACGTGGTGTTTACACTTACAGCTGCTATTGTGAGCATGTCGAAGACTTTGGTACAGTATCTCCAAGCATTAGCATTTCCGTATTTGGTTTGGCACTCGTCTGTTAAacagagaaatttttttcttcttaatgggTCAGAAGCAATTCAGGCAATAAGGTCAGAGGTGAACACTCAGAGCAGAACTCAAAAGTCAGGTGTATAATAAAAACCCTATCAGGAGCACGGGTCGGCGGAAGCGCTCGGCTCTCCTGCTGGCCCGGCCCAGCTGCAGACGGGACCAGGGAACCTCTTGGACCTCGCTTACCGAGCAACGCAGTGCAGAGCGCACAGGGTCTGCTGCAACACACCCAGCGATGCTTCCGCTGCTGGCCatggctgggagctgccccTTGGCTAGGCCAGCCCTGGCCTTAAATCAGCAAATTTCATGCAGGAGAATTGAGGCAGAAAGCGTGAACCAACCAGGGCTGGTGGAAGATATTCTCACCAGCAACGGGAGTTACAGCGGCTCTGTTTACAGCTACAGGAACGCGGCAACAAACCTGAGGGGCCGGTGCTTCTTAAGCAACCTGTGAAAGTTTATACTCGCTCCTGTTGACACATTATCCCAAAGAAAGTACGTCACAGACATTAATCTTTGCGGCCAGCGTTAAGATACTTTCCAGGATTTCCTGAGGTTTTATCAAAGCTTCACACAACAACAAAGAAGTCTCCAAGCAATTTAATTCCCTCTGTTTTTCAAACAGTTGATCTGTTGTTTATTTCTTGCCGGTGGCATTTTCCCAGACTCTCACTGTTGACAATAAATGGCTTCCACAGCAAACTCCATGCATGATACTGATTTTTAGTTGTACTGAAACTTAAGGGCCATTACAGTAACATCATGAGTTTGTGTCAAATCTCTCATTACCAGACCCCAAAGCACATTCTGTATAAATATGTGCTCCTTCTCGGTCTCTAAAATTGAATGTGgcaccaaaaaacaaacagaaaacccagaTGCTGGTGGTAAAAAGCAACAAGATGAGCACTAAAACATGTTCTACTTCACAAACACAATGATCACATTAACAAATTATAACACTCAAGTTCTGCTGAGCCCACTTCCCATCCAGTCCCAGGAAAGCCCCAGGTAAGTGCCGCATTCAGAACAGCTTTCCCGACGGAAAGACGCCATACTCGTTTATTACGCGTGAGCCCCCATTCAGAAATCATTTGGATAAAGACTTACCGTAAAATCCATACACTTGTGTTATCTGCCTGCTTTCATGATTGCCTCGTAACAGTGTGATACGATCAGGCCACTTAGCTTTTAGTGCAAGAAGGTAAGTGAAAGTCTCAAGGCTATAATAACCTCTATCTACAAAGTCACCCTGCAAGTCAAAAAAATATTCGTAAATGGACAGTCAAATGGAAAACTGCAAAGTGATACATCTGTTCTAAATTTCTCGCAGCGCATAATGAAAACTAATGGCAAAGTGAAGCCAGGACCTGCTGGGATCTACGAGAACATGTTCTTTGGCCACTGGGTGTTTCAGGTTTGAGCTGGCACACTGTCCTTAAGCCACCGCGCTCGTCCAGAGCTGCCCTGACACACAACCCGACGGACCCTCTGCACACTGCTCGCTGAGGCGGGATGCTGCTGCCCCACCGGCACAGCTCCGCTTGACAGGCATCGCACTCCTCCCTTCCTGTGTCACCTCATACCACGCAGCTCATACTttattcagcaaaataaaacccgTACACAGTAAccaaacagcaaaagcaaatgcaaCACTCACAGACAAG
The Phalacrocorax aristotelis chromosome 17, bGulAri2.1, whole genome shotgun sequence genome window above contains:
- the PPP6C gene encoding serine/threonine-protein phosphatase 6 catalytic subunit isoform X1, with the protein product MAPLDLDKYVEIARLCKYLPENDLKVRPRPAGRGPGRDGGSGRGSGGRGWYPPALLPQRLCDYVCDLLLEESNVQPVSTPVTVCGDIHGQFYDLCELFRTGGQVPDTNYIFMGDFVDRGYYSLETFTYLLALKAKWPDRITLLRGNHESRQITQVYGFYDECQTKYGNANAWRYCTKVFDMLTIAALIDEQILCVHGGLSPDIKTLDQIRTIERNQEIPHKGAFCDLVWSDPEDVDTWAISPRGAGWLFGAKVTNEFVHINNLKLICRAHQLVHEGYKFMFDEKLVTVWSAPNYCYRCGNIASIMVFKDVNTREPKLFRAVPDSERVIPPRTTTPYFL
- the PPP6C gene encoding serine/threonine-protein phosphatase 6 catalytic subunit isoform X2; translation: MAPLDLDKYVEIARLCKYLPENDLKRLCDYVCDLLLEESNVQPVSTPVTVCGDIHGQFYDLCELFRTGGQVPDTNYIFMGDFVDRGYYSLETFTYLLALKAKWPDRITLLRGNHESRQITQVYGFYDECQTKYGNANAWRYCTKVFDMLTIAALIDEQILCVHGGLSPDIKTLDQIRTIERNQEIPHKGAFCDLVWSDPEDVDTWAISPRGAGWLFGAKVTNEFVHINNLKLICRAHQLVHEGYKFMFDEKLVTVWSAPNYCYRCGNIASIMVFKDVNTREPKLFRAVPDSERVIPPRTTTPYFL